A genomic segment from Corylus avellana chromosome ca5, CavTom2PMs-1.0 encodes:
- the LOC132182900 gene encoding uncharacterized protein LOC132182900: MSGSSSCSVYVGNLDERVNERVLYDILIQAGRVVDLYIPRDKETDKPKGFAFVEYETEEIAGYAVRLFSGLVTLYNRTLKFAISGQDKPSPPMSTTPASNSSHRPRSHPVPINNMEISQHSMRLPEPSRFSAYQENPQVPAPPGVSNQSNGYGSHFNDNNYEYSRRVFGATMDSINHIRSRRHDTSNPIYYPSL; this comes from the exons ATGTCAGGAAGCTCAAGTTGCAGCGTCTACGTAG GTAATCTGGATGAGAGGGTGAATGAAAGGGTCTTGTATGATATTTTGATTCAAGCAGGGCGGGTGGTAGACTTGTACATCCCACGAGACAAGGAAACAGATAAACCCAAAGGTTTTGCCTTTGTAGAATATGAAACTGAAGAGATTGCGGGCTATGCTGTCAGGCTTTTCTCTGGTCTTGTGACTCTCTATAATCGAACACTGAAATTTGCT ATATCTGGACAAGACAAGCCCTCACCTCCAATGTCAACGACACCCGCATCAAACTCATCTCATAGACCAAGGTCTCACCCCGTTCCAATTAACAATATGGAGATTTCTCAGCACTCCATGAGGTTACCAGAACCATCGAGGTTTTCAGCTTACCAAGAGAATCCTCAAG TGCCTGCCCCCCCTGGTGTAAGTAATCAATCTAATGGGTATGGATCACATTTCAATGACAACAATTATGAATACAGTCGAAGAGTTTTCGGGGCGACGATGGATAGCATTAACCATATTAGGTCACGCCGCCACGATACAAGTAACCCAATCTACTATCCTTCATTgtga